One segment of Streptomyces sp. TG1A-8 DNA contains the following:
- a CDS encoding TnsA-like heteromeric transposase endonuclease subunit encodes MSRKDVWLCVRSAEWDVAKAGSADVRAVDVRFLAAGGTTECSSWQAAAAEVPFEQCPPLRPFSARKGKRMAPGWWWSATTGRLVHYGSGAMRLHLMLLDRDPRVQGLASRPLELRWRAPDGVRTHVPQVMLRLTDGQGVLADCTARGELSRRQRSLAAVVGEVCASVGWRCWGRSIWCTGFVDV; translated from the coding sequence ATGAGCCGAAAAGACGTTTGGCTCTGTGTGCGGAGCGCGGAATGGGATGTGGCAAAGGCCGGGTCGGCCGATGTCAGAGCTGTGGACGTACGGTTCTTGGCTGCGGGCGGGACGACGGAGTGTTCGTCGTGGCAGGCGGCGGCCGCCGAAGTGCCCTTTGAGCAGTGTCCGCCTCTGAGGCCGTTTTCAGCCCGCAAGGGCAAGCGCATGGCGCCGGGATGGTGGTGGTCGGCGACCACCGGACGGCTCGTGCATTACGGGTCTGGGGCGATGCGGCTGCATCTGATGCTGCTCGACCGCGATCCACGCGTCCAAGGCCTGGCCAGTCGGCCGCTTGAACTGCGGTGGCGTGCGCCGGACGGGGTGCGTACGCATGTCCCGCAGGTGATGCTCCGGCTCACCGACGGCCAGGGGGTCTTGGCGGACTGCACCGCCAGAGGGGAGCTTTCTCGGCGGCAGCGGTCCCTCGCGGCGGTGGTCGGCGAGGTGTGTGCGTCGGTGGGCTGGCGGTGCTGGGGCCGGTCGATCTGGTGTACTGGCTTCGTTGATGTCTAG